In Helianthus annuus cultivar XRQ/B chromosome 8, HanXRQr2.0-SUNRISE, whole genome shotgun sequence, a single genomic region encodes these proteins:
- the LOC110873686 gene encoding uncharacterized protein At3g17950 — MARQVEEGGWPLGLQPLNLRAVSFSTMISGSPSSSSYSSSDLDTESTGSFFHDRSITLGNLMGVSSIVELSRRSLRRGKILTQTLSLETKTKPNPKPKPWCFGFCLCLCHRDNDDVVEGSRNNIVPLGHFLEVERRAAQDHRRGQHSPLVYGADELTLAQPFRDSSNTLFVDGQIMPPTRSSPWSGLDANERRKSRGFITPCF, encoded by the exons ATGGCTAGACAG GTTGAAGAAGGTGGATGGCCGTTAGGGTTGCAGCCTCTGAATCTAAGAGCTGTGTCATTCAGTACTATGATTAGTGGCTCTCCATCATCTTCCTCGTATTCTTCTTCAGATTTAGACACTGAG TCGACAGGATCTTTCTTTCATGATAGGAGCATCACTCTAGGGAACCTCATGGGTGTTTCAAGCATTGTAGAGCTCTCAAGAAGATCCCTAAGAAGAGGCAAAATATTAACCCAAACACTATCTTTAGAAACCAAGACAAAACCTAACCCTAAACCGAAACCTTGgtgttttggtttttgtttatgtttatgcCATAGAGACAACGACGACGTAGTTGAGGGCTCTAGAAACAACATCGTACCCCTTGGTCACTTTCTAGAAGTGGAAAGAAGAGCGGCTCAAGATCATAGACGAGGCCAACATAGTCCTCTTGTTTATGGAGCCGATGAGCTCACGCTGGCTCAGCCTTTTAGGGACTCCTCAAACACGTTGTTTGTGGATGGTCAAATCATGCCGCCTACTAGGTCAAGCCCGTGGTCCGGTTTGGATGCTAACGAGAGAAGAAAGAGTAGAGGGTTCATAACTCCatgtttttaa
- the LOC110873687 gene encoding U4/U6 small nuclear ribonucleoprotein Prp31 homolog, which produces MAGLEDSFLADLEDLSDNDNENLDEDTGDAEHMEEDDNGDLADIEALNYDDLDSVSKLQRTQRYTDIMKKVEDALEKGSDMSNQGMVLEDDPEYQLIVDCNTLSVDIENEIVIIHNFIRDKYRLKFPELESLVHHPIDYARVVKKIGNEVDLTLVDLEGLLPSAVIMVVSVTASTTSGKPLPQDVLQKTIEACDRALTLDESKKKVLDFVESRMGYIAPNLSAIVGSAVAAKLMGTAGGLTALAKMPACNVQLLGAKKKNLAGFSTATSQFRVGYIEQTEVFQTTPPALKMRACRLVAAKSTLAARVDSIRGDPSGKQGRAYREEIRKKIEKWQEPPPAKQPKPLPVPDSEPKKKRGGRRLRKMKERYAITDMRKLANRMQFGVPEESSLGDGLGEGYGMLGQAGNGKLRVSVGQSKLAAKVAKKFKDKQYSSGGATSGLTSSLAFTPVQGIDLIDPQADANRLGSGTQSTYFSETGTFSKITRT; this is translated from the exons ATG GCAGGTCTTGAAGATTCGTTTCTGGCAGATCTCGAGGATCTTTCTGACAATGATAACGAGAATTTG GATGAAGACACTGGGGATGCAGAGCACATGGAAGAAGATGATAACGGAGACTTGGCCGATATAGAAGCTCTCAATTATGATGACCTCGACAGTGTCTCCAAGTTACAGAGGACACAACGATATACAGATATTATGAAG AAAGTTGAGGATGCACTTGAGAAAGGGTCAGACATGTCAAACCAAGGCATGGTTTTGGAAGACGATCCGGAATACCAACTAATTGTGGACTGTAACACATTGTCTGTTGACATCGAAAACGAAATCGTTATCATCCACAATTTCATTCGCGATAAATACCGTCTAAAGTTTCCCGAACTCGAGTCTCTTGTTCACCACCCGATTGATTATGCACGTGTGGTCAAAAAGATCGGGAATGAAGTTGACTTAACCCTAGTGGATTTAGAAGGTCTGTTACCATCAGCCGTTATCATGGTTGTTTCGGTTACCGCATCAACCACCAGTGGCAAACCGCTTCCGCAGGATGTCCTACAGAAGACCATCGAAGCATGTGACCGTGCACTCACACTTGACGAATCAAAAAAGAAGGTTCTAGATTTCGTTGAAAGTCGAATGGGCTATATTGCACCAAATCTATCCGCAATCGTCGGTAGTGCGGTTGCTGCAAAACTCATGGGGACAGCTGGCGGACTGACAGCGCTTGCAAAGATGCCAGCTTGTAATGTTCAGCTTCTAGGCGCCAAAAAGAAAAATTTAGCTGGTTTTTCCACTGCAACGTCCCAGTTTCGTGTCGGTTACATTGAGCAAACAGAGGTTTTTCAAACTACACCACCTGCTCTCAAGATGCGTGCGTGTCGTCTTGTGGCGGCAAAGTCAACTCTTGCGGCACGTGTTGACTCGATCAGAGGTGATCCATCTGGCAAACAAGGAAGAGCATATCGTGAAGAAATTCGTAAGAAGATTGAAAAATGGCAAGAACCACCCCCCGCAAAGCAACCTAAACCACTTCCGGTCCCTGATTCTGAACCTAAGAAGAAACGAGGTGGTCGCCGCCTTAGGAAAATGAAGGAAAG ATATGCTATTACCGATATGCGGAAACTGGCCAACAGAATGCAGTTTGGAGTGCCTGAAGAAAGTTCATTGG GGGATGGGTTAGGAGAAGGATATGGTATGCTTGGTCAAGCTGGAAACGGGAAGTTGCGTGTGTCGGTTGGTCAAAGCAAGCTTGCTGCCAAAGTCGCCAAAAA GTTCAAGGATAAACAATATAGTAGTGGTGGGGCTACTTCTGGGCTGACTTCAAGTTTGGCCTTCACACCTGTCcag GGGATTGATTTGATAGATCCGCAGGCAGATGCCAATAGACTTGGTAGTGGAACTCAGAGCACGTATTTCTCAGAAACAGGAACGTTTTCAAAGATCACGAGGACCTGA
- the LOC110870537 gene encoding U-box domain-containing protein 19 produces the protein MAGPAGGCRNREVTRATTGGSVAAEAGIKMAVDFLVFGTKEAKYKACYEVRLLSKSSTFNQACLVEAGVVSSLLDLICFRNPKNQENATASLLNLAKYSKTKKVLVENRGLELILEVAQNGFKMEARQHAEGTLFYLASVDEYRDIIGKIPRSIPVLMELVLDGTDRCKKNALVAILGLLVYPENHWKAIAARIVPLLIDLLRSSHQCEDLVTGSLAILATLANNPDGTMGILSCGALHVILDVVGSTTTSKESREYCVALLLAMCTNGGADVVRVLVSNSSLMGPLYQHLRCFIFINLFCHDHVLS, from the coding sequence ATGGCGGGACCGGCTGGTGGCTGCCGTAATCGGGAGGTTACTCGAGCAACCACCGGCGGCAGTGTGGCTGCGGAGGCTGGGATAAAGATGGCGGTCGATTTTCTAGTGTTTGGCACAAAAGAAGCCAAATACAAAGCTTGTTATGAGGTTCGATTGCTTAGCAAATCGAGCACTTTTAATCAGGCTTGTTTGGTTGAGGCGGGTGTGGTCTCGAGTTTATTAGACCTGATCTGCTTTAGGAATCCGAAGAACCAAGAAAACGCGACGGCGTCTCTGTTGAATCTAGCGAAGTACTCGAAGACGAAAAAGGTACTTGTGGAAAACCGAGGGTTGGAACTAATTCTTGAAGTGGCACAAAATGGGTTTAAAATGGAGGCCCGCCAACACGCGGAGGGGACTTTGTTTTATCTCGCTTCGGTGGATGAGTATCGGGACATCATAGGGAAAATCCCTAGATCGATTCCCGTTCTAATGGAGTTGGTACTAGATGGTACCGATCGATGCAAGAAGAATGCGTTGGTGGCGATTTTGGGGTTGCTTGTGTACCCTGAAAACCACTGGAAAGCGATTGCAGCCAGGATTGTCCCGTTGCTAATTGATTTGTTGAGATCTTCGCATCAATGCGAAGATCTTGTTACGGGTTCTTTAGCGATTTTAGCCACTTTGGCTAACAATCCCGACGGAACAATGGGGATTTTAAGTTGTGGAGCTCTTCACGTCATCCTTGATGTCGTTGGTTCAACGACGACATCAAAGGAGTCGAGAGAATATTGTGTGGCATTGCTGCTTGCAATGTGCACAAATGGTGGGGCCGACGTGGTTCGCGTTTTAGTATCGAACTCGTCTCTAATGGGTCCTTTATACCAACATTTACGTTGTTTCATCTTCATTAACCTTTTCTGTCATGATCATGTTCTTAGTTAA
- the LOC110873688 gene encoding uncharacterized protein LOC110873688: MNSDNLKQQHNHNSTTLKSQHHQTHQNNNITPLSIQLPSSNQEINTGDEPTTPTSQDHKIPAPATCPPAPRKPRLIPVGNKRKTPNVSRISVDLMVIFDAMFVPPVGAAGNGVLAGDDGAGERVKKVKKVKKADVTIG; encoded by the coding sequence ATGAACTCCGACAACCTTAAACAACAACACAACCACAATTCAACAACATTAAAATCCCAACATCATCAAACACATCAAAACAACAACATTACACCTCTATCAATCCAATTACCATCCTCCAATCAAGAAATTAACACCGGCGATGAGCCCACAACTCCGACGTCACAAGATCACAAAATTCCGGCGCCTGCCACGTGTCCGCCGGCGCCGAGGAAACCAAGATTGATCCCGGTGGGGAATAAGAGAAAGACGCCGAATGTTTCGAGAATTTCGGTAGATTTGATGGTGATTTTCGATGCGATGTTTGTTCCTCCGGTGGGTGCTGCCGGAAATGGTGTTTTGGCGGGAGATGATGGGGCCGGCGAACGGGTTAAGAAAGTTAAGAAAGTCAAGAAGGCCGATGTCACTATCGGTTGA